In the genome of Prosthecobacter dejongeii, the window ATTAGAGCATCTGACTACGGATCAGAAGGTTAGTGGTTCGAATCCACTGGGGTGCACCAAAGCTAAATAAGCTTGGTGCACCTATTTCATTCCGTGAGTGGGTATTTCAAACAACATCCCAGATGTGTTTTTACATTGTATCCGATTCCGTGAATGGAGCTTCATTCTTGTTCGACGAGATCCTGGCCGATTCGTTTCCTGCGTTTGCGATCCCAGCGTAACTCCTCCAATGACTCCTGTTTGACTAACCGCACTGTCCCCGTCATTCTGACTCCCTATGGGACTTTTCGATTCTTTGGCCAAACAAGCGTTGGGTGGTATTTTTGGAGGTAACAAACAGGGCGACATGCTCACGGGATTGCTGAACCAGGCGGGCGGACTGGGTGGTCTGATGCAGCAATTTCAGCAGGCTGGTCTGGGGGATATCTTTGCTTCCTGGGTCTCCAAAGATGAGAATCAGCCTGTGCAACCAGCTCAACTGGAGGCCGCCCTAGGTAGTGATGCGATCAAGGACCTCGCTGGCAAGCTGGGCTTTGATGCGAAGATGGTGCTGCCATTGCTCTCTCAATTCCTCCCGCAGATCATTGACCGACTGACGCCGAATGGTAGCATTGAGGACACGCATCCCTCCGCTGATAAACTGCAGGATGTCCTGACCGGAGTGATGAAAAATGGTTTGGGCGGGCTGTTCGGTGGTCGTTCCTGACCCAGCACACGCGCATCCGTAGGTTTCTCTGTTCTTCTGCTGCTGCAGAGACGTAAATGATGGGATTTCCTTTGGGCGGTCCCGTCCGTCTTAAAGTTCGTTCCGTTTACATCATCACCCGATGCTGCGTCTCGCCCTCAAAATGCTATTTGGTGACACTGGCAAGTACCTCATGCTGGTGGCTGGCCTAGTGTTTGCCACCTTTCTGATGGCGCAGCAGACGGCGGTGTTTTGCGGTCTGATGAGCTGGACCACAGCGACCCTGAAAAACGTGCCAGCCCCTATCTGGGTGGTGGAGGGAAAGGTGGAGCAGGTGAATGAAACCAATCCTCTGTTGGATACCGACGTGGCTCGGGTGCGCAGTGTGGACAGTGTGGCCTGGGCTGCGCCGCTCTATTCTGGCATTCAGCGTGTGCGTCTGGAAAACGGCAATTTTAAGATCATCCAACTCATTGGTATTGATGCCACCACGCTGGCTGGAGCGCCGGTAAAACTCCTGGAAGGAAAACTGGAAGACCTACGCCTACCTCATGCTGTGATCATTGACGATCTAGGCGTCCAACGGCTTTCTAAAGAGAAGGGCGGTAAGGTGAAGATAGGAGATACCTTCGAAATCAATGATCAAGAGGCCCGTGTGGTGGGTATCGCGGATACGATGCAGAGCTTCACAGGGGGGCCTTACGTTTGGACAACTTACGAACGTGCGCTGCAATACACACCACCACAGCGCAAGATGCTCTCTGCTGTGATTGCTGCCCCGCGTGAGGGCATCAGCGAAGCTAAGTGCGTGGCTGACATTGAGCGTGAAACAGGGCTGAAGGGGTACCTGAACAAAGGTTTTAACTGGAACGATTTCACCGCTGAAAAGCCGCCTGCCATTCAGGATTTCAATACGACGACTGTGGCCTGGTACATCCGTAATACGGGCATCCCATTCAGTTTTGGTATCACGGTCATGATTGGGTTCATTGTGGGAACGGCCATCAGCAGCCAGACATTCTATACTTTCGTTTTGGAGAATATGAAGCATCTAGGGGCACTGAAGGCCATGGGGGCTTCTACGGCTACATTGTGTCTGATGCTATTGACGCAGGCGATCACGGTAGGGCTTATCGGGTACGGTATCGGATTGGCGTTCACTTCTGTGATGGGGCACTTTGCACTTAAAAATGATCAGCCTCCCTTTTACA includes:
- a CDS encoding YidB family protein, producing the protein MGLFDSLAKQALGGIFGGNKQGDMLTGLLNQAGGLGGLMQQFQQAGLGDIFASWVSKDENQPVQPAQLEAALGSDAIKDLAGKLGFDAKMVLPLLSQFLPQIIDRLTPNGSIEDTHPSADKLQDVLTGVMKNGLGGLFGGRS
- a CDS encoding ABC transporter permease, whose translation is MLRLALKMLFGDTGKYLMLVAGLVFATFLMAQQTAVFCGLMSWTTATLKNVPAPIWVVEGKVEQVNETNPLLDTDVARVRSVDSVAWAAPLYSGIQRVRLENGNFKIIQLIGIDATTLAGAPVKLLEGKLEDLRLPHAVIIDDLGVQRLSKEKGGKVKIGDTFEINDQEARVVGIADTMQSFTGGPYVWTTYERALQYTPPQRKMLSAVIAAPREGISEAKCVADIERETGLKGYLNKGFNWNDFTAEKPPAIQDFNTTTVAWYIRNTGIPFSFGITVMIGFIVGTAISSQTFYTFVLENMKHLGALKAMGASTATLCLMLLTQAITVGLIGYGIGLAFTSVMGHFALKNDQPPFYMPEIVPVVVLGVVLFICIMSALLGIWRVARLEPAMVFRG